Part of the Bacteroidales bacterium genome is shown below.
CTTAACTTCTCCATTGTAAGAATCTATCTCCAGCATTCCATCAGCAACCCTAAATTTTATTTTTACTTCCACATACTTACCCACAGAATAACACAACCCACGCATAGCATAGGCGATATTATCCATTGTCGTGGGTATGCTCTTTTATTGTGGAAGTTTCTCGGAGCAATTTGACAACAGTTAATACTGCTAAATTTATATCAATGTCGCAACAACTATTATTGTTTTTGCAAATAAAATCCATTTTTTGAAAGAATCTTTCAATAGCAATCATAATTTTGTATTACACAAAAAATCTATTACTCTCGGAATTAATGATTTTTGACTATTTATATAAATTCTGTTCTATATTTTTTTTGTAATTTTGGCAAATGATTTATAGAGAAAAACTTTTAATAACCTAAAATTAATGATACTACCCGAGCCCTCACTTCGCCGACTACCTTGGTACTTGGCACACGTTAAGTTGCTTATGGAGAACAGTGTTGAATTTGTATCTTCAACACAAATTGCAGCGGCTACAAATGTTGATGCTTCGCAAGTAGCAAAAGATTTATCAATGTTAGAGATATCCGGCAAAACTCGCGTTGGATACGAAGTTGTCTCTCTTGTTGAGGTATTGGAAGACTTTTTAGGTTTCACCAAATGCCACAAAGCATGTATATTTGGAGTTGGCAGTTTAGGTGGAGCATTAATGCACGATAGCGGACTGGAGCAATACGGGCTTAAACTTGTCGCAGGATTTGATGTGCGAAGTGACATTGTTGGGAAAGAGATTAATGGCATTAAGATTTATAACATCAGCGAATTTGAAGAGATTCAAAAAAAGGAACAGATGGTTATAGGCATCATCACAGTTCCAGTTGACAAAGCTCAAGAGAGTGCCGATATTATGGTTTCGGGAGGCATTGGTGCTATATGGAACTTTACCCCTTACAAAATAAAAGTTGATGAGAGCGTTGTTGTTCAAGAGACTTCGCTATATGCTCATTTGGCTGTAATGTTTAATCGTTTGAACGAAAAATAGATAAAAAAATATAAAATGAAGATATTTGCTGTTGGTTGGAATTACAACTCTCACAATAAAGAGATGGATAATACGTTAGTATTAAACGAACCTGTGATCTTTCTCAAACCTGAATCGGCTATTTTAAAAGATGGCAAGCCCTTTTTCTACCCCGACTGGTCGTCTCAGATTGAGTACGAGGCAGAGATTGTAGTACGTATCGACAGACTTGGTAAAAACATTCAATCAAAGTTTGCATACCGCTATTACAACTCATATACCATAGGCATTGATTTTACTGCAAGAGATTATCAAGCAAAGGCTCGTGCCAATGGTAACCCTTGGGATATCAGCAAAGGTTTTGACGGCTCGGCAGTAGTTGGAGATTTTATCCCTACCAATGGAGAGAAACTTGGAGAGAAGGAGTTTTACCTTACCATAAACGGCAATGAGGTGCAACGTGGTAACTCAAGAGATATGATATTCTCTATTGATGACATTGTTGCATACGTCAGCAAATTTTACACTCTCAAAAAGGGCGATTTAATCTACACAGGAACTCCTGCCGGTGTTGGAGGAGTTAAGATAGGCGATAGGTTAGAAGGTTTCATAGGTGATGAAAAATTACTCAATTTCCACGTACGATAATATGAGTGATAAACATACACCTTTATATATAAATGAGATTAGAACTTCTTAAACATATTGTAATTGTTGTAGCGTTAATGATAACGCTGCCAATATATGCCGCATCATCATCGTTATGCGACCGGTACGCAACAAAATCTAAACTTGCATCGGGCAGATGGGTTAAAATTGAGGTTGCAGAGAGTGGCATTTATCAAATCTCATACACCACACTTCAAGAATTAGGATTCACACCAGAAAAGGTAAAAGTTTATGGTTACGGAGGTAATATGTTGCCCGAAAAATTTTCAGAGCCATATATCGATGACCTCCCCGAAGTTCCTGTTCTAAGAGATAAAAACAGAATCTTGTTCTACGGAGAGGGAACTATTAAATGGTCTCTCACAGGAACAACTTTTGTTCAAACACAAAATCCCTACTCAGCATCATCATATTACTTCATCACTCAAAGTGAAGAACCAAATATTAAGATGAAAGAGTTACCCGACAATCTGAGTAAAATAACAAAAGATATTACCACCTTCAACGACTACGCTCTATACGAAAGCGAGTTGTGTAATGTTGGCAATATGGGGCGTAATCTTTATGGCGAAGATTTTTTATACAAGACAATACAGAGTTTCAAGTTCAACACAACAGGTGTTGTTGGTGATATTGACATGCGTATTGATTTCATCGCCAAGATGCAATCAAACGGAACTCTTTCAATAAAACACAATGGCAAAGCCCTAACTAACGGAGAGAAGAATATTAAAGCATTCACAGGTTCTGACGACTGGTACTACACCGCTGCAAAACTCACCTCTTTAAATAAAACCTTCACCCCAACTGGCACAGAGACTATTACTTTGCAATTTTCTGGAGAGGATGTAAAGGTTGCACGATTAGATTTTATCCGTTTGCAAATGGAACGTCAACTTAAACTATATAATGGAGTTGTTAAGTTTCGTTCATTTGAAGCACAATACAGTTATGTAAGATACAAACTTAACGTTGGCAATAGTTCTTCGGTACAAATATGGGATATAACAGAGGCTCACAATCCAAAAAGAGTGTTAGCAACCAAATCAAATAACACACTTGATTTTACACCAGAAGCCGTAGGATTAAGAGAGTATATAGCATTTGACACAAATAAAACATACAACGAACCAACCTTTGTAGAAGAGGTTGCAAACCAAAATCTGCATGGATTGGAAAGGGCTGATTTGGTTATTATTGCTCCCCAACAATTTTACCAAGAGGCGAAAAGATTAGCAGAGTTTCATCGCGACCACGACCAACTATCCTCTATGATAGTACGTCCTGAACTAATATACAACGAGTTTGCATCAGGCAAACCCGATGCCACTGCATACCGAAGGTTTATGAAGATGTTCTATGACAGAGCAGAGTGTGCAGGAGATGAGACTCTATACCCTCGTTACCTGCTACTATTTGGAGATGGTTCGTGCGACAACCGTCATATAACCTCAGAGTGGCAAGGATATAAATACCCTTTCTTGCTTACATTTCAATCGGTAAGCAGTATTGACGAGAGAAGTTCGTATGTTACAGATGATTACTTCTCCTTCTTGAAAGATAGCGACGGCAATAATCTACTTGCAGACAAACCCGTCATTGGTGTGGGGCGTTTCCCTGTCAGAACAACTGCTGAGGCTAAAATTGCAGTTGATAAGGTTATCAACTATACAAATAACTCCAACTATGGAATTTGGAAAAACAACCTCTGCTTTGTAGCCGATAATGGTAATCACTCGGGACACATGGAGTTGGCTGATGATTTAGTTGAGATTATTCAAAAAAACAATCCCGAGTTCTTTGAAAACAAAGTATATATTGATGCCTACAACAAAGTGGGAGGATCAAGTGGTGGCACATACCCCGATGCCAAAGCCGATATGTTGAACTACTTTGAAAATGGTCAGTTGATTGTTAACTACATTGGACACGGAAGTGCCACTGGATGGACAAAAGAGAAGATACTAACCATACAAGACATAAAGAAACTATATCTCGACAAACTCCCATTCTTTATAACAGCCACTTGCG
Proteins encoded:
- a CDS encoding redox-sensing transcriptional repressor Rex, with the protein product MILPEPSLRRLPWYLAHVKLLMENSVEFVSSTQIAAATNVDASQVAKDLSMLEISGKTRVGYEVVSLVEVLEDFLGFTKCHKACIFGVGSLGGALMHDSGLEQYGLKLVAGFDVRSDIVGKEINGIKIYNISEFEEIQKKEQMVIGIITVPVDKAQESADIMVSGGIGAIWNFTPYKIKVDESVVVQETSLYAHLAVMFNRLNEK
- the porU gene encoding type IX secretion system sortase PorU; its protein translation is MRLELLKHIVIVVALMITLPIYAASSSLCDRYATKSKLASGRWVKIEVAESGIYQISYTTLQELGFTPEKVKVYGYGGNMLPEKFSEPYIDDLPEVPVLRDKNRILFYGEGTIKWSLTGTTFVQTQNPYSASSYYFITQSEEPNIKMKELPDNLSKITKDITTFNDYALYESELCNVGNMGRNLYGEDFLYKTIQSFKFNTTGVVGDIDMRIDFIAKMQSNGTLSIKHNGKALTNGEKNIKAFTGSDDWYYTAAKLTSLNKTFTPTGTETITLQFSGEDVKVARLDFIRLQMERQLKLYNGVVKFRSFEAQYSYVRYKLNVGNSSSVQIWDITEAHNPKRVLATKSNNTLDFTPEAVGLREYIAFDTNKTYNEPTFVEEVANQNLHGLERADLVIIAPQQFYQEAKRLAEFHRDHDQLSSMIVRPELIYNEFASGKPDATAYRRFMKMFYDRAECAGDETLYPRYLLLFGDGSCDNRHITSEWQGYKYPFLLTFQSVSSIDERSSYVTDDYFSFLKDSDGNNLLADKPVIGVGRFPVRTTAEAKIAVDKVINYTNNSNYGIWKNNLCFVADNGNHSGHMELADDLVEIIQKNNPEFFENKVYIDAYNKVGGSSGGTYPDAKADMLNYFENGQLIVNYIGHGSATGWTKEKILTIQDIKKLYLDKLPFFITATCDFSRFDAPTTSAGEEMFLNSKGGGVGLISTTRVVYMDKNETFNKELISHMFSRDTDGHRYRIGDVIRMAKCSVTEHYGQDLNKLNFILLADPTLKLAFPEYKIKITEINGVAIGSTSSNIVLKARSQATFKGIILTPSGEKDETFNGYIQQRLYDSERSITTHGEDEGGEPYTFKVRDSKLYEGKDLVKNGEFEFTFKLPKELNYSNEPALMNLYAYDEIQKVEAQGTSKDFIVNGYDNEVEADEIGPTIEYFYLNSSDYSYGATVNETPVFIAQVYDKSGINVSGIGLGHDLTIKIDNNPNTEYIINNYFTPASGDFGRGTIMYQIPELPEGEHTLTFKVWDTEGNSSEKSTMFVVEKGLKPNIYQLYTTKNPVRDEAKFYLNHDRPNMVMKVTIAVYDLWGNELWRNESEGKSDMWKTEPVIWDLTDASGKRVPPGVYIYKAYISTESGKAATDAKKIAVLGQ
- a CDS encoding fumarylacetoacetate hydrolase family protein yields the protein MKIFAVGWNYNSHNKEMDNTLVLNEPVIFLKPESAILKDGKPFFYPDWSSQIEYEAEIVVRIDRLGKNIQSKFAYRYYNSYTIGIDFTARDYQAKARANGNPWDISKGFDGSAVVGDFIPTNGEKLGEKEFYLTINGNEVQRGNSRDMIFSIDDIVAYVSKFYTLKKGDLIYTGTPAGVGGVKIGDRLEGFIGDEKLLNFHVR